A genomic window from Scomber scombrus chromosome 18, fScoSco1.1, whole genome shotgun sequence includes:
- the mreg gene encoding melanoregulin, translated as MGSAFKKFCMQFCCCCCAGDEDDEDEKQPLVPQDPLEYFNREIQKRRDEETNLWSEPGDPSHSGREDDRVLHTLLQARNKTRMGSTGYRRLSVDIEAMRDTRREVREKWKTILENLGFMAEADSLLTVSAGGSHDRMRNAPAARALLNTLHTETSVFFSREPPPERYLFILDRLIYLDIAEDFLAKAKRFYPPKEDSDEDTPGLAINLPLLLARVERFNGAGHVDEENDSERDDGNLSDRS; from the exons ATGGGTTCAGCTTTTAAGAAGTTCTGCATGcagttctgctgctgctgctgcgctgGTGACGAAGACGATGAGGATGAAAAGCAGCCTTTAGTACC TCAGGACCCGTTGGAGTATTTCAATCGTGAAATCCAGAAGCGTCGCGATGAGGAGACCAACCTGTGGAGTGAGCCAGGAGACCCCAGCCACTCGGGGAGAGAAGACGACCGAGTGCTTCACACCCTGCTGCAGGCCAGGAATAAGACCCGCATGGGATCCACA GGCTATCGCCGTCTGAGTGTTGACATCGAGGCCATGAGAGACACACGCCGAGAAGTTAGGGAGAAATGGAAGACGATCCTGGAGAACCTAG GTTTTATGGCAGAGGCAGACTCACTCCTGACAGTGTCTGCTGGTGGCTCACATGACCGCATGCGCAACGCCCCAGCAGCACGTGCCCTGCTTAACACGCTCCACACTGAGACCTCCGTCTTCTTCAGCAGAGAGCCACCACCTGAGAGATATCTGTTCATTCTG GATCGCCTCATTTATCTAGATATAGCTGAAGATTTCTTGGCAAAGGCAAAGCGCTTCTATCCTCCAAAGGAGGATTCAGACGAGGACACGCCGGGCCTCGCCATAAACCTACCGCTGCTACTTGCCAGGGTAGAGCGCTTCAACGGGGCAGGGCATGTCGATGAGGAAAACGATAGCGAAAGAGATGATGGAAACTTGAGTGACAGATCCTAA
- the tcap gene encoding telethonin, whose product MIPFCTVVEKCNGEVVAAKLACSVKEENKAQRESYSADWHSVNLNTRSEDRQTMNMKDDSRKETLSRLWNARSLVQNCPSGVFRVGTLERGVREHQLLPKRNTLPLPIFVPAELGVRLGRGAPHTEEDLRPFPTPDGACPSKRTVDDITRDLPPVKPTLMEFSKAPKALGRSMSQEAQRG is encoded by the exons ATGATCCCATTCTGTACCGTCGTGGAGAAGTGCAATGGTGAGGTGGTGGCAGCTAAACTGGCTTGCAGTGTTAAGGAGGAGAACAAGGCTCAGAGGGAGAGCTACAGCGCTGATTGGCACAGTGTTAATCTCAACACTCGAtctgaggacag GCAGACAATGAACATGAAAGACGACTCTCGCAAGGAGACTCTGTCTCGACTCTGGAATGCTCGTTCTCTGGTACAGAACTGCCCATCCGGTGTCTTCAGAGTGGGCACTCTGGAAAGAGGGGTGAGGGAGCACCAGCTGCTGCCAAAGAGAAACACCCTCCCCTTACCTATCTTCGTCCCCGCAGAGCTGGGTGTCAGGCTCGGTCGTGGAGCCCCACACACCGAGGAGGACCTGCGGCCTTTCCCCACCCCAGACGGAGCCTGTCCAAGCAAGAGGACAGTCGACGACATCACAAGAGACCTGCCCCCAGTCAAGCCGACCCTCATGGAGTTCTCCAAAGCACCCAAAGCTCTGGGTCGCTCCATGTCCCAGGAGGCCCAGAGAGGGTGA